The DNA sequence CCACCTCTCCCTTCCGAGAGCACCGTGACCTCTTCAACATTCACCTGGTCTGGACTCCGAGCGGCGAATCCGGCGCCGGCTACGATTGCCTGAGAAACGCTTCGGGGTGCGAGCAACGCATGCGCGACACCATCTTTGAGACCACCTTTGTGATCCCCGCGGTCGCCGATCTCTTCAACCTCGACATCGGTGAGGTCTCCGACCGCATCGCGCTCCCGCTGCAGGTGGGACGCATGTATGAGGCCGCCGCCCTGGCGCAGTACGACGAGGTGGTACTTCTTTCCAACACCCGAAAGTTCTCCGGGTTTGCCGGCGTGTATGCCGCTCTGGTCACCACCTACGATGCTCGCCAGAGTTTCCCGGACACCGTCGTCCACGAGCTCGGGCATACCCTGGGCATGCTCGGCGACGAGTACATGCAGCCGGGCGATCCCTGCTTCTTCAACGAACCCCACATCCCGCTGCCCGTGAACATCGATGAATTGAATCCCGAGGAGGCGCTGAGCTGGGAGCACTGGCTCTCCGAGGACACCCCGCTCCCCACCCCGCCCAATGCCAGCTTCACCTATCCGGTGGGCGCCTATGAAAGAACCTACAACTGCGAGTTTCTCGTGCGCCCCAGCTACACCTGCATGATGAACGACAGCGGAGAAACCTTCTGTCCGGTCTGCGCCGAGCAGATGGTGCGCCGCTTCTATTCGGCCGTCGATCCCATCCCGAACCATCCCCTGGAGGTTGAGCGCATCTCATCGGGAGAGCTTGAGCTTCGCCTGCCCCGTCGCGACGCCCGGGGGCGTTACGCGATCACCTGGCACCTGGGAGACGTCCTCATCGGCCAGGGGCCACGAGTACGCCTGGGCGGGCGCAGCTTTGAGGAACTCGACCAATCCGAGGGCTGGGTCGAGATGCGCGCCAACGTTACCAACACCACTGACTTTCTAGCCGCCCCGCACCCTGCGACCCACCAGGTATTCAGTCTATGGGTAGCACGGGAAGATGCACCCTGAAGTGTGTCCCCTGCCCCGGCTCGGAATCCACCCGGACCGAGCCGCCATGTTGCTCCACAATGCGCCCCACCAGCGAGAGCCCCAGCCCGGAGCCACTGCCGTCGGTCGACGTTGTAAAGAATGGCTCAAAGATCCGCTCCAACTCCGACTCCGAGATGCCACAGGCGTTGTCGATGACGTCCACCACCACCTCACCACCGACGAGCCGGGTACGAAGTTCAATCCGCCCGCCGGGCCCCTCCATCGCCCGAGCGGCGTTGGTGATGAGGTTCACAAAGATCTGCTGCAGGCCCCCCACATGCCCGAGCACCCGGACTGCGTCGTCGGTAAAGCCCATCACCGTCTCCACCTGATACGTCTCCAGGAGAACATCGCAGAGCCGTACGGCTGAGCGCAGGCAGTGATGCAGGTCCACCTCCTCCAGCGAGATGCCCTCGGCACCGGCCAGATTGAGCAGATCGCGCACAAAGCGATCGATACGCTCGACGCCCTCAATGATATGTTGCAGCCGCTCCCCGTCGCGCGGGTCAAAGAGCTGCCCCCGGTACTTACGCAGAAGGTAGTCGGCGTAGTTAAGGATGCTCGTCAGCGGGTTCTTCAATTCGTGGGCGACCCCGGCGGCGAGTTGCCCCAGGCTCATCAGCTCTTCGGCACGAGCAAAACGCCGCTTGAGTTCATCGATCGAAGACTGGCCGGGCTGAACCACCACCACCAGTCCGCGCATCGGACGCGCATCACTGCCATCGACCGACGCGATCGGACGGATGCGCACCTGCACCTGCTCGCCACCTACCGGCATCTCCGAGCTCGCCAGGCGAGTGGAGACCGGCTCCGGCGTGCCCCCGGCAAGCGCCCGGGACGCCGCCACGCGCAGGCGCGGGCGATCATCGGCGCTGAACACATCCAGGAGGTCGCAACTCGGGTCTTCGCCCGGCGCCAACCCCAGAACGCGGCTGAGCGCCGCGTTGGCCAGACGCACCTGACGCCGCCCGTCGCAGACCGCGACCAACGCGTCGATCTGATCGAGGATCGGTCCCAGGCGCTCATCGGCTTCCGGTTCAAAGAGGACCCGGTAATTCCCATCGCCCATCGGTGCCAGGCTCACCGACACCGCGTCGCGCTCGCACCCGCTCAGGGTCACGCCCCCCAAAAAGTACTCTTCGCAACCATCGGCCCCGGCGGGCTGAAAGCGCATCTGTGAAAAGGTCTCCCGCTGCGTCAAATTCAGGCGTGGCAGCTCCGCGTTGCGCGCCACCCCGAGAAACGCTCGCGCCAGCCGATTGATGTAAATCAGCTGCCCGCTCCCCTCACAGACCGCCACCGGCTCCCGCAGCTCATCGAGCACCCGGGCTAAATCGATCGTCGCCGTCACGCTCTCACTCATGCGCCCTCTCCTGTTTCGGGCCCCGGGCTCAAGCGCGGACGCGTTGCTGAGCCGGACTCCGGGCTTACCGCTTCATCCAGATCCACAATCATCTCCCCACCGGCATAGGCTTTGGTCTTATAATTCGTAATCCGCCCAATTTTTCGCACGACATCGCTGATGCGGCGGGCGTCCTGGTGAATGGTCTCCAGGGCGCGCGCGGTCCTGTCATCGGCGTGTGCATGGCGTTGCAAAAACTCGGTGTACCCCATCAGGCTTGTCAGCGGCTGGTTAAGCTCGTGAGCCGCGGCTCCGGCGAGTTCGGCAATCACCGCCTGGCGGCGAGTACGCTCCAAGGTTTCAAAGGCCTGCTGGAGGCGTTCTTCCATCTCCAGGCGCTGGCGAAGATCGGTAAAAATCCCCACCGTCGCCACCTCCCGACGCCCCTCGGTGACCAATGCCGCCGAGATCTCCACGGGGATAGCCTCGCCATCGCGGCTGATCACCTGCTCACGCACCGATTCCATGCGCCCTCGCCCACCGTAGCGAGGGCTACGTAGCATGCGCATAATGCGCTCTGCCCCCTGAGGTGGATAAAGCTGGCGCACGTTCAGCCGCATCGCGTCCTGCTCGCTCCAACCCAACACCCGCTGGGCGGCCCGATTAAAAAGCACGACCTCACCGCTGCGGTGAGCGGCCACGATGGCATGGGGGCTGGCGTGAATGATGCGTTCCAAAAACTCAAAGGAGCGAGCCCCCTGCAAGCTACCGACCTCCTTGTGCGGCAGCTGGCTCAGCCGCCAGCGCACTCGCCGAACCATCTCCTGGGCCAGACGCTCCCGAGGCAGGGCATCGGTGGCGCCCAATGCCATCACGCGATCCAGAAGAGCCTCATCGGCGTCTGCCTCATAGACCACGATCACCGGAATCAACGCCGTCCCGCGATGCTGCCGCGCGAGCACCAGCAACTCATCTGTGGGAATCACGCCCCCTTCCAGTCCCAGCACCACCAGGTCCGGAGCCGCGCGGCGCGCGTGCAACACGGCCTTTCGCGCATCGGCGTAGGTACGCACCGTGATCGGTAGTCCGTGGAGCAGCCCGACGATCTCCTGGAGCATCGGAGCCCGGGGCTCCACCACCCAGACCGTATGAACGTTACCAGGCTGATGCGTCATATATACCTGCCGAAAAGGTCTGCCGCGCCGCGCGCTTTGCCGCCATGGTCCCTCTCAACCTTGCAGTTTCGCGGCGCGCCCGCAAGTTCTCCGGCCTCGGCACCGATCAGACGCTGAGTGTCTCCAGGATGGTCTCAGCCACTCGCAGTCCATCGATGGCTGCGCTGACAATCCCACCGCCGTACCCGCTGCCTTCACCACAGGGGTAAAGCCGCGCCACCGAGCTGGATTGATAGGTGACCGGATCGCGATCAATCTGCACCGGCGCGCTGGTCCGGGTCTCCACGCCAATCAGCAACGCGTCCTCGTTCACAAAGCCACGCATCCGTCGCTCAAAACCATCGAGCGCCACACGCAACGACTCGATCACAAAGTCCGGATAGCACCCCGCCAGATCCGCAGCGGCAATACCGGTTTTGTAGGTCGTCTTACGCACCGTCGTGCTGGCCTGCCCGGCCTTAAAATCACTCACACGCTGCGCCGGAGCCACAAACCCGCCTCCGCCAAGCTGATAGGCTCGCCGCTCGGCCTCATGCTGGAAGGCCATCCCGGCCAGAAGCCCGTCGTAGTCATCGAGCTCGGGCACCGGCCCAAACGCGCCGAAATCTTCCGGACGCACGCTGACCACCAGCGCCGAGTTCGCCCAGTGCCCCTTACGGCTAGCATGACTCATGCCATTGACGCAGATCCCGTCGGGCAACGTGTGCGAAGGCACCACCTGACCGCCCGGGCACATGCAGAAGCTGTAGATCCCACGACGCTGCTCTCCCTTCCCCAGGTTTTCAGCCAGACGGTAATCGGCCGCGGGCAGATCGGGATGATCGGCGTATTTTCCATACTGAATCTGATTGATCAGCTCCTGACGATGCTCCACCCGAAAACCCACCGCAAAGGGCTTGGGCGCCATGGAAACCTTCTGCTCGGCCAGATGACGGTACATCTCGCGCGCCGAGTGCCCCACTGCCAGCACCACCCGATCGGCCTCTATCCGCTCGCCATCGCGCAGCACCACCCCCTTGACCACCCGCTCACCGCCTTCGTCCCGGACGATAAGCTCGCGCACGAAGGCTCCAAAGCGCACCTGGCAGCCCTCCTCAAGAAGATGCGCGCGGAAGGACTTGCACAGCGCCACCAGACGGTCGGTGCCCAGGTGCGGCTTACCCTTGATCAGGATCTCCTCGGGACCACCGAGTGCCACGATCGTCTCCAGCACATGCCGCACCCGCACGTCATTGACCCGGGTATAGAGTTTGCCGTCCGACCAGGTTCCGGCGCCCCCTTCCCCAAAGCAGATATTGCTGTCTTCTTTGAGTTCCCCGCGGTGCATCAACTTGGAGACATCGCGGCCGCGCACCTCCACGGGCTGCCCCCGATCGAGCAGAATCGTGTCCACGCCGCTGTCGGCCAGACGATGCGCGCAAAAGAGCCCGGCCGGACCGGCACCGATGACGATGACCCGCTCCTTTTTACGAGGCTGGAAACGCCGGGGCGCCAGACTCCCCGGGGCCGGCGCTTCTTTGATCCCCGCCGGCAATCGCTTCAGCGCCTTCCCTTCGGCCAGCGCCACCTCCACGTTGTAGACGTAACGGGGACGCCCCCGGGCATCGAGGCTCTGCTTGAGAACTTCCACCTCGGCGATGGCCTCCGGAGATACCCCCAGCTTCTTGGCCGCCTGCGCAAGCAACTCGCTGCCGTCAGCCTGAAAGTCCACGCGCAGGTCGCCCACATGCAGGCGCTTAAACTTCGACTCGTTCATCGTCTTCACTTCTACGTTGGATAGGTACGCGCTTCCCCAGCGCCTCAACCGCGGATCCGCGCGCTCAGAGTTTGGGCAAGAGCCCGTGCGCGCCCATTCGGAAGGCCTGTTCACGGCCGCGCTGCAACAAACGCGCGCCGTACTCGGAGCATTGCAATTCGATCATCAGGTCGCCGGTCGCCATCAACAACTCGGCGCGCTCGACCCTATAATCGTCTCGGCCGTCGAACGCCAGCGCCACCCGATTGAGCTGCTCCGCGCCCAACACGCGCTCCGCGCGCCCACGTAACACCAGGCCCCCCAAAAAGAGCGCGATCTTCTCCTCACAGGGCCGATGCCCCAGGCGTTGCGCCAGGCAATAGGCTTCGGAGGCCCGCCGGCGCGCATCGGAGCGATTGCCCAGGGTCGACAGCGTCCAGGCCAGCTGAAAAAGCACTTCGATGGTCGCCCAAGACCGCTCCGAACTCACCAGATGCTCCAGCGCCTCCAGCAACGCATCACGGGACTCTACCGGGCTACCAATGCGCCGAAGATCCGCGCCGTAACACGTGAGCACCTCGCCACGCAGCCCGCGTTCCCCAAGGCGATCGGCCTGTTCAATGGCCTGTTGATACGTCTTTAGTCCCAGCGCCGCCTGCCCGGTCAACACCTGAACATGCGCCAGGCTCGCCAGGGCGCTGGCCAGGCGATGTCCCGAGACCAGCACCTCGGCGCGCTCCACGCACTGCTGGAGCATACTCTTCGCCAGCTCCAGCTTCCCCCGCCCGTAGAGAAGACGTGCATCGAGCTCCAGCAGGTCGACCGCCCCGCGTTGCGCGATCCCCATCTCGTCGATCTGCGCCCGACGTCGCTCCGCGGCCTCGTTCTCGCCGGCATAGTACATCAACTCGGCCCCTCGAAAGAGCACCCGCCAGTGCAACCAACCGCTCTCCGAGTTCAGCCCCTGAGCCTCCGCGCGCGCCAACCAGGCCTGCGCCTCCCGGGCATCAAAACGGGCCATGGAGAGCTCCGCCAGATGCAGCGCCACCAGCGCACTCTCGGGCCCCTCCGCCAGGGCCCCCCGGGCACACTCATAGAGGTCGCCGGCCTGCAGAAACTCCCCGTCGGCGCGCTCCTCATCGCCGGCCATCAAAAAATAATGCCCCGCCAGCGCGACGTTGCCCCCGGCAGACAGGTGGTGAGCAGCCTCTCCCGCCCGGGCCAGACCGCGACGCCAGTCCTTCATAAGCTGCTGACCGATCCGCCGATGCAACGCCCTCCGCCACTCCGGGCTGAGCATATCGGAGACCGCCTCGGCCAGCTCGTCGTGTATCAAACGCACGTAGCGCCCACCCGTCCGAAGATCGATCTCGATGAGATTGCGCCACAACACCGTCTGCAACGTGCGCTCCGCCTCCGCAGCTCCGGCTCCCCCGGCGATCAAGAGCTGGCGCGCACTCTCCCAGAGCAAGGGACGCTCCATCAACGCGAGCAACTCCAGACATTCGCGCCCGGAGGCCCCCACCGACGTCACGCGCCGCCGCAACGACTCGCGCAGCGAGGAGGGCACCCCGCGAGCCTCCACCTCATCGAGGCGCGCCGCCCAGGTCGACGCACTCCGCCGCCTCAAGAGCCCGGCGTCGATCAGATAACGGCAGAGCTCCTCGACATACGCCGGTCGCCCGCGGGCCGCACGACTTACATCGTCGACCCAGGTATCGGAGAGTCCCGAGAGTGCGAGCTGCTCACCAAAATAATCCGCAACATCATCCCGCCCGACCCCCTCGATCGGCAGCAGCTGCACGCCCTGGCCTTTCTGCAGGCGCGAGCA is a window from the Lujinxingia litoralis genome containing:
- a CDS encoding hybrid sensor histidine kinase/response regulator; translation: MTHQPGNVHTVWVVEPRAPMLQEIVGLLHGLPITVRTYADARKAVLHARRAAPDLVVLGLEGGVIPTDELLVLARQHRGTALIPVIVVYEADADEALLDRVMALGATDALPRERLAQEMVRRVRWRLSQLPHKEVGSLQGARSFEFLERIIHASPHAIVAAHRSGEVVLFNRAAQRVLGWSEQDAMRLNVRQLYPPQGAERIMRMLRSPRYGGRGRMESVREQVISRDGEAIPVEISAALVTEGRREVATVGIFTDLRQRLEMEERLQQAFETLERTRRQAVIAELAGAAAHELNQPLTSLMGYTEFLQRHAHADDRTARALETIHQDARRISDVVRKIGRITNYKTKAYAGGEMIVDLDEAVSPESGSATRPRLSPGPETGEGA
- a CDS encoding M64 family metallopeptidase: MRVSLRLLSLALFSLMLAACVSDLDDGSTIRFRFAAPEAGSASPDLDDGQTLPGPVESREARLVIFDAVLSQNSQVPPKVELARVVNTPLFADADDHDLDSHWITRARVEDAHGETLWRQRVNSLFQLLEFLNLLLEQQAAVNLSANQVYALVRQQYRPLTQFAVRVPVGLEGGRDYVLELAQPDGSWVELGRFDIDTLLSQAEPNSVQGQVDTLVEHGPADDSLDIVILGDGYTAAERAEFEGDAQAVAERILATSPFREHRDLFNIHLVWTPSGESGAGYDCLRNASGCEQRMRDTIFETTFVIPAVADLFNLDIGEVSDRIALPLQVGRMYEAAALAQYDEVVLLSNTRKFSGFAGVYAALVTTYDARQSFPDTVVHELGHTLGMLGDEYMQPGDPCFFNEPHIPLPVNIDELNPEEALSWEHWLSEDTPLPTPPNASFTYPVGAYERTYNCEFLVRPSYTCMMNDSGETFCPVCAEQMVRRFYSAVDPIPNHPLEVERISSGELELRLPRRDARGRYAITWHLGDVLIGQGPRVRLGGRSFEELDQSEGWVEMRANVTNTTDFLAAPHPATHQVFSLWVAREDAP
- a CDS encoding NAD(P)/FAD-dependent oxidoreductase; this encodes MNESKFKRLHVGDLRVDFQADGSELLAQAAKKLGVSPEAIAEVEVLKQSLDARGRPRYVYNVEVALAEGKALKRLPAGIKEAPAPGSLAPRRFQPRKKERVIVIGAGPAGLFCAHRLADSGVDTILLDRGQPVEVRGRDVSKLMHRGELKEDSNICFGEGGAGTWSDGKLYTRVNDVRVRHVLETIVALGGPEEILIKGKPHLGTDRLVALCKSFRAHLLEEGCQVRFGAFVRELIVRDEGGERVVKGVVLRDGERIEADRVVLAVGHSAREMYRHLAEQKVSMAPKPFAVGFRVEHRQELINQIQYGKYADHPDLPAADYRLAENLGKGEQRRGIYSFCMCPGGQVVPSHTLPDGICVNGMSHASRKGHWANSALVVSVRPEDFGAFGPVPELDDYDGLLAGMAFQHEAERRAYQLGGGGFVAPAQRVSDFKAGQASTTVRKTTYKTGIAAADLAGCYPDFVIESLRVALDGFERRMRGFVNEDALLIGVETRTSAPVQIDRDPVTYQSSSVARLYPCGEGSGYGGGIVSAAIDGLRVAETILETLSV
- a CDS encoding sensor histidine kinase, whose amino-acid sequence is MSESVTATIDLARVLDELREPVAVCEGSGQLIYINRLARAFLGVARNAELPRLNLTQRETFSQMRFQPAGADGCEEYFLGGVTLSGCERDAVSVSLAPMGDGNYRVLFEPEADERLGPILDQIDALVAVCDGRRQVRLANAALSRVLGLAPGEDPSCDLLDVFSADDRPRLRVAASRALAGGTPEPVSTRLASSEMPVGGEQVQVRIRPIASVDGSDARPMRGLVVVVQPGQSSIDELKRRFARAEELMSLGQLAAGVAHELKNPLTSILNYADYLLRKYRGQLFDPRDGERLQHIIEGVERIDRFVRDLLNLAGAEGISLEEVDLHHCLRSAVRLCDVLLETYQVETVMGFTDDAVRVLGHVGGLQQIFVNLITNAARAMEGPGGRIELRTRLVGGEVVVDVIDNACGISESELERIFEPFFTTSTDGSGSGLGLSLVGRIVEQHGGSVRVDSEPGQGTHFRVHLPVLPID
- a CDS encoding serine/threonine-protein kinase PknK; this translates as MASKVFAGRYAYIKPLGRGAGGSVYLAEDLRHERREVALKVLSADACESVQGKMLRREFEILSKLSHPNLVRVYDYGLLPDGGVYLAEEYIDGFSLQDARALLEPAALIDLTLQLLQGLSYLHAMGMIHRDIKPANVMLLWLDDASALPMAKLVDFGLSSMDPKRDTLRGGTRSYMAPEVIRGEKGEQRSDLYSLGVTLYYALCGVLPFGPRSKDDPPPTEEDFRPPEPHRLNAEVPLELSRFTMALLRQLPDVEYADAGEALQALAEDTGVIEQWSAGRMANSLDVAAAPVIRGYFERGILARRLDEDDLLLEWLSTNETSSMGQLYLIRGEEGAGKTRLLNDVQASSKLQGHVVLESVCRPGMKPYELLVDLVAQVVELVASQDQLALESYRPALRARQLMSVLGIETAGEHVQPFVEQAWMRQALEEAVAVLRPRQLVFYIDELHLADERSLEVIEDWFRVVKARNRPDIVAALSDGEVCSRLQKGQGVQLLPIEGVGRDDVADYFGEQLALSGLSDTWVDDVSRAARGRPAYVEELCRYLIDAGLLRRRSASTWAARLDEVEARGVPSSLRESLRRRVTSVGASGRECLELLALMERPLLWESARQLLIAGGAGAAEAERTLQTVLWRNLIEIDLRTGGRYVRLIHDELAEAVSDMLSPEWRRALHRRIGQQLMKDWRRGLARAGEAAHHLSAGGNVALAGHYFLMAGDEERADGEFLQAGDLYECARGALAEGPESALVALHLAELSMARFDAREAQAWLARAEAQGLNSESGWLHWRVLFRGAELMYYAGENEAAERRRAQIDEMGIAQRGAVDLLELDARLLYGRGKLELAKSMLQQCVERAEVLVSGHRLASALASLAHVQVLTGQAALGLKTYQQAIEQADRLGERGLRGEVLTCYGADLRRIGSPVESRDALLEALEHLVSSERSWATIEVLFQLAWTLSTLGNRSDARRRASEAYCLAQRLGHRPCEEKIALFLGGLVLRGRAERVLGAEQLNRVALAFDGRDDYRVERAELLMATGDLMIELQCSEYGARLLQRGREQAFRMGAHGLLPKL